From one Ignavibacteria bacterium genomic stretch:
- a CDS encoding 3-deoxy-manno-octulosonate cytidylyltransferase, producing the protein MSNSPLRIGVIPSRYASQRLPGKPLIDLCGKTMLERVWLAAVRSQNLDAVIIATDDERIETVARGFGADVELTSPALESGTDRCYAAVIQRGLQPDIVVNIQGDEPLLQPTLVDALVKSLEQSTADVATAYYPLAEEERADNSVVKIVISENGIATGFSRQPVQTPWKHLGLYAYRWRSLLWHTQKAPSESERAEKLEQLRLFEAGAVFTCCLSTSRLIAVDTSADAERVRTALGC; encoded by the coding sequence ATGAGCAACAGTCCTTTACGCATTGGCGTCATCCCCTCGCGATATGCCTCGCAACGACTTCCCGGTAAGCCACTGATTGACCTCTGTGGGAAAACCATGCTGGAACGGGTGTGGCTGGCAGCAGTGCGGTCACAAAATCTTGACGCAGTGATTATTGCTACCGACGATGAGCGGATTGAAACAGTAGCCCGGGGCTTTGGTGCGGATGTTGAGCTTACCTCACCCGCACTGGAAAGCGGAACCGACCGATGTTATGCAGCGGTAATACAGCGCGGATTGCAGCCTGACATTGTGGTAAACATCCAGGGTGATGAACCCCTGTTGCAACCCACCCTTGTTGACGCCCTGGTTAAGAGTCTGGAGCAGAGCACCGCCGATGTAGCCACCGCATACTACCCGCTGGCCGAAGAAGAGCGGGCAGACAACTCAGTTGTAAAAATTGTTATTAGCGAGAATGGCATCGCAACCGGATTCTCGCGTCAGCCCGTACAAACTCCCTGGAAGCACCTTGGGTTGTATGCCTATCGCTGGAGAAGCCTGCTTTGGCACACACAAAAAGCCCCCTCCGAATCGGAGAGGGCTGAAAAATTGGAACAATTGCGATTGTTTGAGGCGGGTGCCGTTTTTACATGCTGCTTAAGCACCAGCCGGCTGATTGCCGTTGACACGTCTGCCGATGCAGAGCGTGTACGGACTGCACTTGGTTGTTAG
- the gatC gene encoding Asp-tRNA(Asn)/Glu-tRNA(Gln) amidotransferase subunit GatC: MTRDDIQALAGLCRLHFTDTELDTVAEEFSSIVEYVGTISAIDGNAPLGTPPGHLQACETRADVAGECLTAREALHNAPSRNEAFFKVPRVLG; the protein is encoded by the coding sequence ATGACACGTGACGATATTCAAGCCCTTGCCGGGCTGTGCCGCCTTCACTTTACTGATACTGAACTTGATACCGTGGCTGAGGAATTCTCATCCATCGTGGAATATGTGGGGACGATTTCAGCAATCGACGGTAATGCTCCGTTGGGCACACCACCAGGACACCTGCAAGCCTGTGAAACACGAGCCGACGTTGCCGGCGAGTGTCTAACGGCCAGAGAAGCATTACACAACGCACCGTCCAGGAATGAAGCATTCTTCAAGGTACCACGTGTTTTGGGATGA